A section of the Maylandia zebra isolate NMK-2024a linkage group LG8, Mzebra_GT3a, whole genome shotgun sequence genome encodes:
- the crym gene encoding ketimine reductase mu-crystallin, giving the protein MFKKALLRLLNAAQIPLDVDSNFVPNQLSQFRISVSEAAAMAGAPPVIIWEREVESLLHYKELIPRLEEALGKFSSRDSAEVIQPVRSTVPLQKHNGFLGLMPTYMENDGVLSTKLVCFYNRGAGSTLPSVSATVLLLDPESGHMKAVMDGEAITNMRTAGASAISAKLLMRHGAEVLAILGTGQQALSHYKAFTEMLSFKEVRVWNHRREGAEKFRRSVGGPVTVCGSVEEAVRGADVIVTVTRSIEPVLCGRWVKPGAHVAAVGACRPDWRELDDSLMKEAVVYADSREGAMAESGDVILSGVEVFAELGDVINGIKPAYREKTTVFKSLGMGVEDAVAANLVYEQWKAKAYKL; this is encoded by the exons atgtttaaaaaagctTTACTGCGGCTCTTGAACGCAGCTCAAATCCCGCTCGATGTTGACTCAAATTTTGTACCAAACCAGTTAAGTCAGTTCCGCATCAGCGTCTCAGAAGCAGCAGCCATGGCTGGGGCTCCTCCTGTTATCATATGGGAGCGTGAAGTTGAGAGCCTGTTGCATTACAAAGAGCTGATCCCCCGTCTGGAGGAGGCTTTAGGTAAGTTCTCCAGCCGGGACAGCGCGGAGGTTATCCAGCCTGTGCGCTCCACGGTGCCCCTGCAGAAACACAACGG GTTTCTGGGGCTGATGCCTACATACATGGAGAATGACGGAGTCCTGTCCACAAAGTTAGTGTGCTTCTACAACAGGGGGGCTGGCTCCACTTTGCCATCAGTGTCAGCCACAGTGTTGCTGCTGGATCCCGAGTCCGGGCATATGAAAGCT GTCATGGATGGAGAGGCAATCACTAACATGCGTACTGCTGGAGCTTCAGCAATCTCGGCTAAG CTGCTGATGCGCCATGGAGCCGAGGTTCTGGCCATCTTGGGGACCGGCCAACAAGCCCTGAGTCACTATAAAGCCTTCACTGAAATGCTTTCATTTAAAGAG GTGCGGGTGTGGAACCACAGAAGGGAGGGAGCGGAGAAGTTTCGCCGCTCAGTTGGCGGTCCCGTGACGGTGTGTGGTTCAGTGGAGGAAGCAGTGAGGGGAGCGGATGTAATAGTAACAGTAACCAGGTCTATAGAGCCAGTGCTGTGTGGCCGGTGGGTCAAACCAGGGGCCCATGTGGCAG CGGTGGGAGCTTGCAGGCCAGATTGGCGGGAACTGGATGACTCATTGATGAAGGAGGCTGTGGTGTATGCTGACAGCAGGGAGGGAGCAATGGCAGAGTCCGGTGATGTCATCCTCTCTGGG GTTGAGGTGTTTGCAGAGCTCGGAGATGTTATTAATGGGATCAAACCTGCTTACAGAGAGA
- the uqcrc2b gene encoding cytochrome b-c1 complex subunit 2, mitochondrial isoform X2 — protein MKGIRGISQLSTRFYAAQAARKVEVTGFHPQDVQVTRLPSGLVIASLENYSPASKIGVFIKAGCRYETPENQGVTHLLRLASGLTTKGASAFKICRGIEAVGGSLSVTSSRENMTYTVDCLRDDVDTVMEYLINVTTAPEFRSWEVSDLTPKVKVDKAQAAQSTQIGVVEGLHEAAYKNALCNSLYCPDHMINDIHSEHLHQFVQNNFTSARMALVGLGVDHTVLKQVGEQFLNIRSGAGTTGAKAQYRGGEIRLPSTSSLVHSAVVSQSAAAGTSEALAFSVLQHLLGAGPHVKRGAGVASKLVQGVSKATADPFDVTAFNTSYSDSGLFGVYTISQAAAAGDVIKAALAQVKAVADGGVTAADLTRAKAQLKCHYLMSLETSEGLLEAMGSQALTDASYQSPEEMSKKIDNISLTDVANAAKTFVSGKKTMASSGNLVKTPFVDEI, from the exons ATGAAGGGGATTCGGGGAATCAGTCAGTTATCG acaAGGTTTTATGCAGCCCAGGCTGCCCGTAAGGTGGAGGTCACTGGTTTTCATCCACAGGATGTTcag GTGACCAGGCTGCCCAGTGGGCTGGTTATCGCTTCACTGGAGAATTATTCTCCAGCCTCCAAAATTGGAGTCTTCATCAAGGCTGGGTGTCGCTATGAAACCCCTGAAAACCAGGGTGTCACCCACCTCCTCCGGCTGGCGTCCGGTCTG ACAACCAAGGGAGCTTCAGCTTTCAAGATATGCCGTGGAATTGAGGCAGTGGGAGGCAGTCTTAG CGTGACTTCATCCAGAGAGAATATGACCTACACCGTTGACTGCTTAAGAGATGACGT TGACACAGTGATGGAGTATTTGATCAATGTGACAACAGCCCCCGAATTCCGTTCGTGGGAGGTGTCAGACCTCACCCCAAAAGTAAAGGTGGACAAGGCACAAGCTGCACAGAGCACCCAGATAG GTGTGGTTGAAGGTCTGCATGAAGCTGCCTACAAGAACGCCCTGTGTAACTCCTTGTACTGCCCAGACCACATGATCAACGACATCCACTCTGAGCAT ctgcaccagtTTGTCCAGAACAATTTCACCAGTGCAAGAATGGCCCTTGTTGGACTTG GTGTTGACCACACTGTGCTGAAGCAAGTGGGAGAGCAGTTCCTCAACATCCGCAGTGGAGCTGGCACCACAGGGGCTAAGGCACAGTATCGTGGAG GTGAGATTCGCCTGCCCAGCACCAGCAGTCTGGTCCATTCAGCCGTGGTGAGccagtcagcagcagcaggcaccAGCGAGGCTCTGGCCTTCAGTGTGCTGCAGCATTTACTGGGAGCTGGGCCGCACGTCAAGAGAGGAGCAGGCGTCGCCAGTAAACTGGTCCAGGGTGTTTCCAAGGCAACAGCAGACCCCTTTGAT GTCACTGCTTTCAATACAAGCTACTCTGACTCTGGTCTGTTTGGGGTCTACACCATCTCTCAGGCTGCAGCTGCCGGTGAT GTGATCAAGGCTGCTCTTGCCCAGGTGAAGGCTGTTGCTGACGGTGGAGTCACAGCTGCTGACCTCACTCGAGCAAA GGCTCAGCTTAAGTGCCACTACCTGATGTCTCTGGAAACCTCAGAGGGTTTGCTGGAAGCCATGGGCAGTCAGGCTCTGACTGATGCATCCTACCAATCCCCCGAAGAAATGTCCAAAAAAATTGACAACATTTCCTTGACTGATGTTGCTAAT gcTGCCAAAACATTCGTATCTGGAAAGAAGACCATGGCATCCAGTGGCAATCTTGTAAAAACACCCTTCGTGGATGAGATCTAA
- the snu13b gene encoding SNU13 homolog, small nuclear ribonucleoprotein b (U4/U6.U5) gives MTEAQVNPKAYPLADATLTKTILDLVQQASNYKQLRKGANEATKTLNRGIAEFIVMAADAEPLEIILHLPLLCEDKNVPYVFVRSKQALGRACGVSRPVIATSVTIKEGSQLKPQIQSVQMAIERLLV, from the exons ATG ACTGAAGCACAAGTCAACCCAAAGGCCTACCCGCTGGCCGATGCCACGCTGACCAAAACTATCCTGGATCTGGTGCAGCAAGCCTCAAACTATAAGCAACTGAGGAAGGGAGCCAACGAAG CCACTAAAACCCTGAACAGAGGCATCGCTGAGTTTATCGTGATGGCTGCTGATGCGGAACCACTGGAGATCATCCTCCACCTGCCGCTGCTCTGCGAGGACAAGAACGTCCCCTACGTGTTCGTCCGCTCCAAGCAGGCTTTGGGCCGGGCCTGTGGGGTGTCGCGCCCCGTTATCGCTACCTCAGTCACTATAAAAGAGGGGTCTCAGCTCAAGCCACAGATCCAGTCTGTTCAGATGGCCATTGAGAGACTGcttgtgtga
- the uqcrc2b gene encoding cytochrome b-c1 complex subunit 2, mitochondrial isoform X1, whose amino-acid sequence MKGIRGISQLSKRFYAAARKDQSLAQPLAGLSLSPRVGHSYQDVHVTRLPSGLVIASLENYSPASKIGVFIKAGCRYETPENQGVTHLLRLASGLTTKGASAFKICRGIEAVGGSLSVTSSRENMTYTVDCLRDDVDTVMEYLINVTTAPEFRSWEVSDLTPKVKVDKAQAAQSTQIGVVEGLHEAAYKNALCNSLYCPDHMINDIHSEHLHQFVQNNFTSARMALVGLGVDHTVLKQVGEQFLNIRSGAGTTGAKAQYRGGEIRLPSTSSLVHSAVVSQSAAAGTSEALAFSVLQHLLGAGPHVKRGAGVASKLVQGVSKATADPFDVTAFNTSYSDSGLFGVYTISQAAAAGDVIKAALAQVKAVADGGVTAADLTRAKAQLKCHYLMSLETSEGLLEAMGSQALTDASYQSPEEMSKKIDNISLTDVANAAKTFVSGKKTMASSGNLVKTPFVDEI is encoded by the exons ATGAAGGGGATTCGGGGAATCAGTCAGTTATCG AAACGCTTCTATGCGGCTGCCAGAAAAGACCAGTCCCTTGCTCAGCCCCTGGCTGGCCTCAGCCTCTCTCCCAGGGTTGGCCATTCCTACCAGGATGTCCAC GTGACCAGGCTGCCCAGTGGGCTGGTTATCGCTTCACTGGAGAATTATTCTCCAGCCTCCAAAATTGGAGTCTTCATCAAGGCTGGGTGTCGCTATGAAACCCCTGAAAACCAGGGTGTCACCCACCTCCTCCGGCTGGCGTCCGGTCTG ACAACCAAGGGAGCTTCAGCTTTCAAGATATGCCGTGGAATTGAGGCAGTGGGAGGCAGTCTTAG CGTGACTTCATCCAGAGAGAATATGACCTACACCGTTGACTGCTTAAGAGATGACGT TGACACAGTGATGGAGTATTTGATCAATGTGACAACAGCCCCCGAATTCCGTTCGTGGGAGGTGTCAGACCTCACCCCAAAAGTAAAGGTGGACAAGGCACAAGCTGCACAGAGCACCCAGATAG GTGTGGTTGAAGGTCTGCATGAAGCTGCCTACAAGAACGCCCTGTGTAACTCCTTGTACTGCCCAGACCACATGATCAACGACATCCACTCTGAGCAT ctgcaccagtTTGTCCAGAACAATTTCACCAGTGCAAGAATGGCCCTTGTTGGACTTG GTGTTGACCACACTGTGCTGAAGCAAGTGGGAGAGCAGTTCCTCAACATCCGCAGTGGAGCTGGCACCACAGGGGCTAAGGCACAGTATCGTGGAG GTGAGATTCGCCTGCCCAGCACCAGCAGTCTGGTCCATTCAGCCGTGGTGAGccagtcagcagcagcaggcaccAGCGAGGCTCTGGCCTTCAGTGTGCTGCAGCATTTACTGGGAGCTGGGCCGCACGTCAAGAGAGGAGCAGGCGTCGCCAGTAAACTGGTCCAGGGTGTTTCCAAGGCAACAGCAGACCCCTTTGAT GTCACTGCTTTCAATACAAGCTACTCTGACTCTGGTCTGTTTGGGGTCTACACCATCTCTCAGGCTGCAGCTGCCGGTGAT GTGATCAAGGCTGCTCTTGCCCAGGTGAAGGCTGTTGCTGACGGTGGAGTCACAGCTGCTGACCTCACTCGAGCAAA GGCTCAGCTTAAGTGCCACTACCTGATGTCTCTGGAAACCTCAGAGGGTTTGCTGGAAGCCATGGGCAGTCAGGCTCTGACTGATGCATCCTACCAATCCCCCGAAGAAATGTCCAAAAAAATTGACAACATTTCCTTGACTGATGTTGCTAAT gcTGCCAAAACATTCGTATCTGGAAAGAAGACCATGGCATCCAGTGGCAATCTTGTAAAAACACCCTTCGTGGATGAGATCTAA